A genomic segment from Nicotiana sylvestris chromosome 1, ASM39365v2, whole genome shotgun sequence encodes:
- the LOC104244149 gene encoding putative F-box/FBD/LRR-repeat protein At3g49480 isoform X2, whose product MQVMMLLLKYSPNLEVLKLWSEDEFWSVNWKLHDPDESIVCLESHLKSIQLNGFKGQQNEIELLRFFLKNAQVLEKLTIVWDEYASKSEKASVEVLKFPRTSSHVFLTFRGAKPKPSSPNWSCWMQRLLIVLVAGHWRSREWRLEGEFADA is encoded by the exons ATGCAAGTCATGATGTTATTGCTCAAATATTCTCCTAATCTGGAGGTTCTAAAATTGTGGTCCGAG GATGAATTCTGGAGTGTGAATTGGAAGCTGCATGATCCTGATGAAAGCATTGTATGCTTGGAATCTCATCTAAAGTCAATTCAGTTGAATGGTTTCAAAGGTCAACAAAACGAGATAGAACTACTAAGGTTTTTTCTGAAGAATGCACAAGTTTTGGAAAAGCTGACGATTGTTTGGGACGAGTATGCTTCTAAATCAGAAAAGGCATCAGTTGAGGTTTTGAAGTTTCCTAGAACGTCTTCACACGTTTTTCTGACATTTCGTGGTGCCAAGCCCAAACCAAGTTCTCCTAACTG GAGCTGTTGGATGCAGAGGTTGTTGATAGTACTCGTAGCTGGTCATTGGAGATCGcgag
- the LOC138872585 gene encoding putative F-box/FBD/LRR-repeat protein At5g62970: MAIKSNVKIRVLLGNYLVRFVLIVDIYGIFDKVDIFRWIHATTRRNVQELLLEFCLDEPFELPYCVASCESLQVLKLNLSGDILKLPNHLGFCQLKLLHLENVELSDQQLTNCLFSKCHLLENLILHECSLGAMTLLDIASTSLIYVTFGTDYYNVESYGDCEVKICCPNLKFLKYKAPMPKDIIFENLFSIEDVRIVFTDRIRSLEETGILVHKMIKEVPSTSVLKLCKASFSVSLSL, from the coding sequence GGCAACTATCTTGTCCGTTTTGTTCTCATTGTCGATATCTACGGTATCTTTGATAAAGTAGATATTTTTCGGTGGATTCATGCTACAACAAGGCGAAATGTTCAAGAACTTTTGTTAGAATTTTGTCTTGATGAGCCATTTGAGTTACCATATTGTGTTGCATCTTGTGAATCTTTGCAAGTTTTAAAGCTAAACTTGTCTGGGGACATACTCAAACTGCCTAATCATTTGGGATTTTGTCAACTGAAATTGCTCCATCTTGAGAACGTGGAGTTATCAGACCAGCAATTGACAAATTGTTTGTTCTCAAAATGTCACCTCCTCGAAAATTTGATTTTACACGAATGTAGTTTAGGAGCCATGACACTACTTGATATTGCTTCAACATCTCTTATTTATGTTACTTTTGGAACTGACTATTATAATGTGGAGAGTTATGGCGATTGTGAAGTCAAAATTTGTTGCCCCAATCTCAAGTTCTTAAAATATAAAGCTCCAATGCCAAAGGATATAATCTTTGAGAATCTGTTTTCAATAGAAGATGTTCGTATCGTCTTTACTGATAGGATCCGCTCACTTGAAGAAACTGGTATACTCGTGCATAAGATGATCAAAGAGGTTCCTTCTACATCAGTTTTGAAGCTATGCAAGGCTTCCTTTTCGGTAAGCTTATCTCTTTAG
- the LOC104244149 gene encoding putative F-box/FBD/LRR-repeat protein At3g49480 isoform X1 has protein sequence MQVMMLLLKYSPNLEVLKLWSEDEFWSVNWKLHDPDESIVCLESHLKSIQLNGFKGQQNEIELLRFFLKNAQVLEKLTIVWDEYASKSEKASVEVLKFPRTSSHVFLTFRGAKPKPSSPNWRNKGLQLSFNFLNRSCWMQRLLIVLVAGHWRSREWRLEGEFADA, from the exons ATGCAAGTCATGATGTTATTGCTCAAATATTCTCCTAATCTGGAGGTTCTAAAATTGTGGTCCGAG GATGAATTCTGGAGTGTGAATTGGAAGCTGCATGATCCTGATGAAAGCATTGTATGCTTGGAATCTCATCTAAAGTCAATTCAGTTGAATGGTTTCAAAGGTCAACAAAACGAGATAGAACTACTAAGGTTTTTTCTGAAGAATGCACAAGTTTTGGAAAAGCTGACGATTGTTTGGGACGAGTATGCTTCTAAATCAGAAAAGGCATCAGTTGAGGTTTTGAAGTTTCCTAGAACGTCTTCACACGTTTTTCTGACATTTCGTGGTGCCAAGCCCAAACCAAGTTCTCCTAACTG GAGAAACAAGGGCCTACAATTAAGCTTCAACTTCCTCAACAG GAGCTGTTGGATGCAGAGGTTGTTGATAGTACTCGTAGCTGGTCATTGGAGATCGcgag
- the LOC104244149 gene encoding putative F-box/FBD/LRR-repeat protein At3g49480 isoform X3 encodes MQVMMLLLKYSPNLEVLKLWSEDEFWSVNWKLHDPDESIVCLESHLKSIQLNGFKGQQNEIELLRFFLKNAQVLEKLTIVWDEYASKSEKASVEVLKFPRTSSHVFLTFRGAKPKPSSPNWRNKGLQLSFNFLNSSSTFSQLLRLSYTGE; translated from the exons ATGCAAGTCATGATGTTATTGCTCAAATATTCTCCTAATCTGGAGGTTCTAAAATTGTGGTCCGAG GATGAATTCTGGAGTGTGAATTGGAAGCTGCATGATCCTGATGAAAGCATTGTATGCTTGGAATCTCATCTAAAGTCAATTCAGTTGAATGGTTTCAAAGGTCAACAAAACGAGATAGAACTACTAAGGTTTTTTCTGAAGAATGCACAAGTTTTGGAAAAGCTGACGATTGTTTGGGACGAGTATGCTTCTAAATCAGAAAAGGCATCAGTTGAGGTTTTGAAGTTTCCTAGAACGTCTTCACACGTTTTTCTGACATTTCGTGGTGCCAAGCCCAAACCAAGTTCTCCTAACTG GAGAAACAAGGGCCTACAATTAAGCTTCAACTTCCTCAACAG CTCATCCACCTTTTCCCAACTACTGAGGCTGTCCTATACAGGAGAataa